In Vagococcus luciliae, one genomic interval encodes:
- a CDS encoding DUF72 domain-containing protein, translating into MIEIGLTTFKEHGKLLNKSFLTLADYASLFPVVEMNTSFYGIKQPTVSQKWVDETPESFSFSVKAFKVMTKHAKLEEFYQSEEEMDDAFKLFLMPLIQQNRLSTILCQFPSFFICNKHNVEYLRKLRLRFKEFPMAIEFRSGTWYKESVKQDMIEFMKQYHYTLVTVDEPQVAHHSVPFLPEVTTEDYAYLRLHGRNKRYWTEKSGDWRKKRTLYRYSDLELNELTKDIKQIEAEKIVVVFNNNSGGDAGENALTLKNMLAIDYKGLNPTQLNLF; encoded by the coding sequence TTGATAGAAATAGGTCTAACAACATTTAAAGAGCATGGAAAATTATTGAACAAATCATTTTTAACGTTAGCTGACTATGCCTCTTTATTTCCAGTGGTAGAAATGAACACTTCTTTTTATGGGATTAAACAACCAACTGTTAGCCAAAAATGGGTAGATGAAACACCTGAAAGTTTTTCATTTAGTGTTAAAGCGTTCAAAGTCATGACGAAACACGCCAAGCTAGAGGAATTTTATCAAAGTGAAGAAGAGATGGATGATGCATTTAAATTGTTTTTAATGCCTTTGATTCAACAAAATCGCTTATCAACGATATTGTGTCAATTTCCAAGTTTTTTTATTTGTAATAAACACAACGTGGAATATCTTCGCAAGTTAAGGTTACGTTTCAAAGAATTTCCTATGGCAATTGAATTTCGAAGTGGAACATGGTACAAAGAATCTGTCAAACAAGATATGATTGAGTTTATGAAACAATATCACTATACATTAGTGACAGTAGATGAACCACAAGTAGCTCATCATTCGGTGCCGTTTTTACCCGAAGTAACCACGGAAGATTATGCTTATTTGAGATTACATGGAAGAAATAAACGCTACTGGACAGAAAAATCAGGAGATTGGCGAAAAAAACGAACACTCTATCGTTATTCAGATTTGGAGTTAAATGAATTGACAAAGGACATCAAACAAATAGAAGCTGAAAAAATAGTGGTTGTGTTTAATAATAATTCAGGTGGCGATGCAGGTGAAAATGCTTTAACTTTAAAAAATATGTTAGCAATTGATTATAAAGGGTTGAATCCGACTCAATTAAATTTATTTTAA
- a CDS encoding ABC transporter ATP-binding protein has protein sequence MIQLKKVRKSYGDFHLRDITLTINEGVIYGIVGESGSGKSTLLSILNLTTPIDEGELVIDGVHCETLTNSQQRALKQEMGMIFQEYHLLNNLTVLENVRLPLKLKGIKDVTKAIYWLEKVGLSGYDTTYPSQLSGGQKQRVALARALVTKPKYILLDEATSALDEYNAQLILQVLSEVHAEYQPTIMFVSHDLDKIKIFCQECLILDKGSISHIVTVTHNRKDELLASYPEKAFRRLTT, from the coding sequence GTGATTCAATTAAAAAAAGTGAGGAAATCTTATGGTGACTTTCATTTAAGAGATATCACTTTAACAATAAATGAAGGCGTTATTTATGGAATAGTAGGAGAAAGTGGTTCGGGAAAGTCCACGCTATTGAGTATCTTAAATTTAACTACACCAATTGATGAGGGAGAATTAGTTATTGATGGGGTACACTGTGAAACATTGACTAACAGTCAGCAGCGTGCGTTAAAACAAGAAATGGGTATGATTTTTCAGGAGTATCACTTATTAAATAATTTGACTGTACTTGAAAATGTTCGTCTGCCATTAAAATTAAAAGGGATAAAAGATGTTACGAAGGCTATCTATTGGTTAGAAAAAGTAGGTCTTTCAGGGTATGACACAACCTATCCTTCTCAATTAAGTGGTGGACAAAAACAGCGAGTAGCATTAGCAAGAGCATTAGTGACAAAACCTAAATATATTTTACTAGATGAAGCAACCAGTGCATTAGATGAGTATAATGCACAGTTGATTTTACAAGTATTGTCAGAAGTTCACGCGGAGTATCAACCTACCATTATGTTTGTTAGTCACGATTTGGATAAAATTAAAATATTTTGCCAGGAGTGTTTGATTTTAGATAAAGGAAGTATTAGTCATATTGTAACCGTGACTCATAATAGAAAAGATGAATTGTTGGCATCTTATCCTGAAAAAGCATTCAGGAGGTTAACAACATGA
- a CDS encoding SprT family protein yields the protein MNDDELQSLVEKTSLMYFGKPFLHQASFNKRLKTTGGRYHLASHQLDFNPKILVVYDERVLIGIIKHELCHYHLHLENKGYQHKDKEFKELLKQVDGLRFTPPLCEKKQSKLYMIECCQCHKQFQRKKHLNLAKYRCQCGGKLIYLTK from the coding sequence GTGAATGATGATGAATTACAGTCTTTAGTGGAAAAAACGTCTCTAATGTATTTTGGTAAACCATTTCTTCATCAAGCTTCCTTCAATAAGCGATTGAAAACAACTGGTGGAAGGTATCATTTAGCCTCCCATCAGTTAGATTTTAATCCTAAAATATTAGTGGTTTATGATGAACGAGTACTGATAGGAATTATTAAGCACGAACTCTGTCATTATCATCTTCATTTAGAAAATAAGGGTTATCAACATAAAGATAAAGAGTTTAAAGAGCTACTCAAACAAGTTGATGGATTAAGATTTACACCTCCACTTTGTGAAAAGAAACAATCAAAGCTTTACATGATTGAATGTTGTCAGTGTCATAAACAGTTTCAACGAAAGAAGCATTTAAATTTAGCAAAGTATCGTTGCCAGTGTGGTGGGAAATTAATTTATTTAACAAAATAA